The following are encoded together in the Coregonus clupeaformis isolate EN_2021a chromosome 24, ASM2061545v1, whole genome shotgun sequence genome:
- the LOC121537764 gene encoding extensin-2-like codes for MLNQHDRSMQTITNNLHQLMIAMQCRVDTRPAPAVGGAEAAAAASPWSDTARNLRLTLGSEKGGIFEKSKLQSVDPIRSSPSGIPVSRRPPPYCFLATPATSFPRHPSHILSSPPPPHPFLATPATSFPRHPLHIVSSPPQPHPFLATPATSFPRQPLHIVSSPPQPHPFLATPATSFPRHPSTSFPRHPSHILSSPPPPHPFLATPATSFPRQPLHIVSSPPQPHHFLAIPATSFPRHPLHIVSSPPQPHPFLATPSTSFPRHPLHILSSPPPPHPFLATRATSFPRHPLHILSSPPQPHPFLTTPSTSFHRHPLHTLPRHPLHILSSPPQPHPFLTTPSTSFHRHPLHTLPRHPLHILSSPPPPHPFLATPSTSFPRHPLHILSSPPPSTSFPRHPSTSFPRHPSHILSSPPPPHPFLANPSTSFPRHPSHILSSPPPPHPFLATPPHPFLVTPSTSFPRHPSHILPSPPPRHIVSSPPLHILSSPPPPHPFLTTPATSFPRHPLHILSSPPPPHSFLATPLHILSSPPQPHPFLTTPATLFPRHPLHILSSPPPPHPFLTTPATSFPHHPSPHPFLSTPSTSFPRHPQPHPFLTTPRHIVSSPPPPHPFLATPSTSFPRHPSHILSSPPQPHPFLTTPATSLSRHPLHILFSPAPPHPFLVHPSHILSSPPQPHPFLTTPATSFPRHSQTENTKRALATIE; via the exons tggAGTGACACAGCCAGAAACTTGCGTCTCACTCTGGGATCGGAGAAAGGAGGAATTTTTGAAAAGAGCAAGCTGCAGTCGGTGGATCCGATCCGTTCCTCCCCATCTGGCATTCCTGTGTCCCGCCGCCCCCCCCCATATTGTTTCCTCGCCACCCCCGCCACATCCTTTCCTCGCCACCCCAGCCACATCCTTTCCTCGCCACCCCCTCCACATCCTTTCCTCGCCACCCCAGCCACATCCTTTCCTCGCCACCCCCTCCACATCGTTTCCTCGCCACCCCAGCCACATCCTTTCCTCGCCACCCCAGCCACATCCTTTCCTCGCCAACCCCTCCACATTGTTTCCTCGCCACCCCAGCCACATCCTTTCCTCGCCACCCCAGCCACATCGTTTCCTCGCCACCCCTCCACATCCTTTCCTCGCCACCCCAGCCACATCCTTTCCTCGCCGCCCCCTCCACATCCTTTCCTCGCCACCCCAGCCACATCCTTTCCTCGCCAACCCCTCCACATCGTTTCCTCGCCACCCCAGCCACATCATTTCCTCGCCATCCCAGCCACATCGTTTCCTCGCCACCCCCTCCACATCGTTTCCTCGCCACCCCAGCCACATCCTTTCCTCGCCACCCCCTCCACATCCTTTCCTCGCCACCCCCTCCACATCCTTTCCTCGCCACCCCCTCCACATCCTTTCCTAGCCACCCGAGCCACATCCTTTCCTCGCCACCCCCTCCACATTCTTTCCTCGCCACCCCAGCCACATCCTTTCCTCACCACCCCCTCCACATCCTTTCATCGCCACCCCCTCCACACCCTTCCTCGCCACCCCCTCCACATCCTTTCCTCGCCACCCCAGCCACATCCTTTCCTCACCACCCCCTCCACATCCTTTCATCGCCACCCCCTCCACACCCTTCCTCGCCACCCCCTCCACATCCTTTCCTCACCACCCCCTCCACATCCTTTCCTCGCCACCCCCTCCACATCCTTTCCTCGCCACCCCCTCCACATCCTTTCCTCGCCACCCCCCTCCACATCCTTTCCTCGCCACCCCTCCACATCCTTTCCTCGCCACCCCAGCCACATCCTTTCCTCGCCACCCCCTCCACATCCTTTCCTTGCCAACCCCTCCACATCCTTTCCTCGCCACCCCAGCCACATCCTTTCCTCACCACCTCCGCCACATCCTTTCCTCGCCACCCCTCCACATCCTTTCCTCGTCACCCCCTCCACATCCTTTCCTCGCCACCCCAGCCACATCCTTCCCTCACCACCCCCCCGCCACATCGTTTCCTCGCCACCCCTCCACATCCTTTCCTCGCCACCCCCTCCACATCCTTTCCTCACCACCCCCGCCACATCGTTTCCTCGCCACCCCCTCCACATCCTTTCCTCGCCACCCCCTCCACATTCTTTCCTCGCCACCCCCCTCCACATCCTTTCCTCGCCACCCCAGCCACATCCTTTCCTCACCACCCCCGCCACATTGTTTCCTCGCCACCCCCTCCACATCCTTTCCTCGCCACCCCCTCCACATCCTTTCCTCACCACCCCAGCCACATCCTTTCCTCACCACCCTTCGCCACATCCtttcctctccaccccctccacatcCTTTCCTCGCCACCCCCAGCCACATCCTTTCCTCACCACCCCCCGCCACATTGTTTCCTCGCCACCCCCTCCACATCCTTTCCTCGCCACCCCCTCCACATCCTTTCCTCGCCACCCCAGCCACATCCTTTCCTCACCACCCCAGCCACATCCTTTCCTCACCACCCCCGCCACATCGTTGTCTCGCCACCCCCTCCACATCCTTTTCTCACCAGCCCCTCCACATCCTTTCCTCGTCCACCCCAGCCACATCCTTTCCTCACCACCCCAGCCACATCCTTTCCTCACCACCCCCGCCACATCGTTTCCTCGCCACTCGCAGACAGAGAACACCAAA CGTGCCCTCGCTACAATAGAGTAA